From Salvia splendens isolate huo1 chromosome 16, SspV2, whole genome shotgun sequence, a single genomic window includes:
- the LOC121771331 gene encoding protein HOTHEAD-like — protein sequence MALVGCAVVYWCSLVWITTQLSLSQGAQYEHPAQYRYPFIKPASSFSSVPSSSAWVNPAAAYDYIIVGGGTAGCPLAATLSRNYSVLLLERGGTPFANSNVSFMQNFHITLADISEKSASQMFISTDGVFNARARVLGGGTCINAGFYTRASASEIEKAGWDAELVNESYPWVENQIVHRPDFGPWQRAIRDSLLEVGVAPFNGFTYDHLFGTKVGGTIFDRFGRRHTAAELLASANPNNLHVLVRATVQRIEFDTTGKRPKAVGVIFKDENGKTHRAVLSKRSRSEIIVSSGAIGSPHLLLLSGIGPKADLEKFNIPVVLDNRFVGKNMSDNPMNTIFVPSKTPVKQSLIQTVGITKAGVYIEASSGFGQNKSSIHCDHGLASAEIGQLSTIPPKQRTHAAIHGFKNRKRNLPVEAFQGGFILEKIARPLSQGEVKLSNTNVDENPSITFNYFSHPDDLARCVEGIRIVEKLLKSKPFSNYTQLDDDVVEKLLNMSIEANVNLIPRHTNDTKSLEQFCKDTVITIWHYHGGCHVGKVVGPDYRVLGVDRLRVVDGSTFFDSPGTNPQATVMMLGRYVGVKILRERLGEAARV from the exons atGGCTTTGGTTGGTTGTGCAGTTGTTTACTGGTGTTCACTTGTTTGGATCACTACTCAGCTCTCTCTCTCCCAAG GTGCTCAATATGAACATCCAGCACAATACCGATACCCCTTCATCAAGCCAGCCAGCTCGTTCTCATCGGTGCCGTCCTCATCCGCGTGGGTGAACCCCGCCGCCGCGTACGACTACATCATAGTGGGCGGCGGCACGGCGGGGTGCCCCCTCGCCGCCACGCTGTCGCGGAATTATTCCGTTCTGCTGCTGGAGAGAGGGGGGACGCCGTTCGCGAACTCGAATGTGTCGTTTATGCAGAATTTCCACATCACTCTGGCCGACATCTCGGAGAAATCGGCGTCGCAGATGTTCATCTCCACCGATGGGGTGTTCAATGCTAGGGCTAGGGTTTTGGGCGGTGGGACTTGCATCAATGCTGGATTTTACACCCGGGCAAGCGCAAG TGAGATTGAGAAAGCAGGGTGGGATGCTGAGCTCGTGAATGAGTCCTACCCTTGGGTCGAGAATCAGATCGTCCATCGGCCTGATTTTGGGCCTTGGCAGCGAGCCATAAGAGACAGCCTCTTAGAAGTTGGGGTCGCACCTTTCAATGGCTTCACCTATGATCACTTGTTTGGCACCAAGGTTGGAGGAACCATCTTCGACCGCTTCGGCCGCCGCCACACTGCTGCCGAGCTTCTCGCCTCCGCCAATCCCAATAACCTCCATGTCCTGGTTCGTGCTACGGTCCAGAGGATCGAGTTCGACACAACGG GGAAAAGGCCTAAGGCAGTTGGAGTGATCTTCAAGGACGAGAACGGGAAGACGCATAGGGCGGTGCTGTCGAAGAGGTCGAGGAGCGAGATCATCGTGTCCTCGGGTGCAATCGGGAGCCCTCACTTGCTGCTGTTGAGCGGGATTGGGCCGAAGGCTGATCTCGAGAAGTTCAACATCCCGGTGGTGCTTGACAACCGGTTCGTGGGGAAGAACATGTCGGACAACCCGATGAACACGATCTTCGTCCCGAGCAAGACGCCCGTGAAGCAGTCCCTCATCCAAACCGTCGGAATCACCAAGGCCGGAGTCTACATTGAAGCTAGCAGTGGCTTTGGGCAGAACAAAAGTAGCATCCATTGTGACCATGGCCTTGCTTCTGCTGAG ATAGGGCAGCTCTCCACCATCCCCCCGAAGCAGCGGACGCACGCAGCGATCCACGGCTTCAAGAACCGGAAGCGGAACCTCCCGGTCGAAGCCTTCCAAGGAGGCTTCATCCTGGAAAAGATCGCCCGGCCGCTCTCCCAAGGCGAGGTGAAGCTCTCCAACACCAATGTCGACGAGAACCCTTCCATCACCTTCAACTACTTCAGCCACCCGGACGACCTAGCCCGGTGTGTGGAGGGCATCCGCATAGTCGAAAAGCTCCTCAAGTCGAAGCCCTTCTCCAACTACACGCAGCTCGACGACGACGTGGTGGAGAAGCTCCTCAACATGAGCATCGAGGCCAACGTCAACCTCATACCCCGGCACACCAACGACACCAAGTCGCTCGAGCAGTTCTGCAAGGACACGGTCATCACTATATGGCACTACCACGGGGGCTGCCACGTGGGGAAGGTGGTGGGTCCGGACTACCGGGTCCTTGGTGTTGACAGGCTCCGGGTGGTGGATGGCTCGACCTTTTTTGACTCCCCGGGGACTAATCCTCAGGCAACGGTCATGATGTTGGGACG GTACGTTGGGGTGAAGATTTTGAGAGAGAGGCTAGGGGAAGCAGCTCGGGTGTAA
- the LOC121771330 gene encoding receptor-like serine/threonine-protein kinase ALE2 isoform X1 encodes MLNHLCIIHQVEQCRCAFRAISQHRILEFIASFISSQTPFKEKSPSHFPCTSPRADCISGKVELERASSFACISNNHLKGSSHSPTVSPTSSPAVSNVKSLPPLPSMALPPPPPNKGCVSVTCTEPLTFTPPGATCACVWPIQVRLQFSISLYAFFPMVSELGEQIAEAVALNQSQVRIMGADAADPELQKTTVLINLVPLSEAFTSGTAFSIYKKFWSKELSINTSTFGAYDVLYVHYPGLPPSPPAWPSTSATVDVQPYPRGTDGNGPIKPLGVDVPRGRKNKSGKNMIIVIVLSSVTAFVVCMGFMLLILSKWRNCVFQRGQSYQQELIPQDGKQSGGGQLMLALRSRPSSASVSLSSSLIAYTGASKVFSIEDLERATGNFDGSRIVGEGGFGLVYGGTLDDGRKVAVKVLKRDDKQGGREFLAEVEMLGRLHHRNLVKLIGICPDEHSRYLVYELVPNGSLESHLHGVDKEIAPLDWAARMKIALGAARGMAYLHEDSSPRVIHRDFKSSNILLEHDYTPKVSDFGLARSAMDEANKHVSTHVMGTFGYLAPEYAMTGHLLVKSDVYSYGVVLLELLTGRKPVDLSQPAGQENLVAWARPLLATSEGLETIIDPSLKPAVRLDSVARVAAIASMCVQPEVSHRPFMGEVVQALKLVCNELDETKEVVSRSASRDDLSIEVDDQCELNVGAKVELPGVDLSSASAAVRGRESESFRRQFNSAPLKMERKRRFWERLRRVSRGSMSEHEYSLQP; translated from the exons ATGCTCAACCACCTCTGCATAATCCATCAAGTAGAG CAATGCAGATGCGCCTTCCGCGCCATCTCCCAGCATAGAATCCTCGAGTTCATTGCCAGTTTCATCTCATCACAAACACCATTTAAGGAAAAAAGTCCATCACATTTCCCTTGCACCTCACCAAG GGCCGACTGCATCTCCGGTAAGGTGGAGTTGGAAAGGGCCTCTTCCTTTGCCTGCATTTCCAACAATCATTTAAAAG GGTCATCCCATTCGCCTACTGTTTCTCCAACGAGCTCCCCTGCAGTGAGCAACGTGAAATCACTACCACCATTACCAAGTATGGCACTCCCACCTCCTCCTCCCAATAAAG GATGTGTATCTGTCACGTGCACTGAGCCACTGACCTTCACACCACCCGGAGCAACGTGTGCCTGTGTTTGGCCTATTCAAGTCAGGCTCCAATTCAGCATCTCTCTGTATGCATTTTTCCCAATGGTGTCCGAGCTTGGTGAGCAAATCGCTGAGGCTGTCGCGTTGAATCAATCCCAAGTTCGTATAATGGGAGCAGACGCAGCAGATCCAGAGCTACAGAAAACAACTGTACTCATCAATTTGGTACCTTTATCTGAGGCGTTCACATCTGGTACCGCCTTCTCGATTTACAAAAAGTTCTGGAGCAAAGAGCTCTCCATCAACACTTCCACTTTTGGTGCTTATGATGTGCTCTATGTTCACTATCCAG GCCTACCTCCATCACCGCCAGCATGGCCATCTACCTCTGCTACAGTCGATGTGCAGCCTTATCCTCGTGGAACGGATGGAAATGGCCCAATAAAGCCTCTGGGAGTAGACGTGCCGAGGGGGAGGAAAAACAAGTCAGGCAAAAACATGATCATTGTAATTGTCCTGTCATCTGTAACAGCTTTTGTAGTGTGTATGGGATTTATGTTACTGATTCTATCAAAATGGCGCAACTGCGTTTTCCAACGCGGACAAAGTTATCAGCAAGAGCTAATACCACAGGATGGAAAGCAATCAG GTGGTGGCCAACTAATGCTGGCGTTGAGGAGCAGGCCGAGCTCAGCCTCAGTGTCGTTGAGCTCGAGCCTCATTGCATACACAGGGGCCTCTAAAGTCTTTAGCATTGAGGATTTGGAGAGGGCCACAGGTAACTTTGATGGTTCAAGAATTGTAGGGGAAGGAGGCTTTGGGCTTGTATACGGCGGCACTCTTGACGATGGCAGGAAAGTGGCTGTGAAAGTTCTCAAGAGGGACGACAAGCAAGGCGGCCGCGAGTTTCTTGCAGAAGTCGAGATGCTTGGCAGGCTCCACCACAGAAACTTGGTGAAGCTGATAGGCATATGCCCTGATGAACACTCTAGATACCTAGTCTACGAGCTAGTTCCCAACGGGAGCCTCGAGTCTCATTTACACG GGGTAGATAAGGAGATTGCTCCTCTTGATTGGGCAGCTAGGATGAAAATCGCCCTCGGTGCAGCAAGGGGTATGGCCTATTTGCACGAGGACTCGAGCCCACGTGTCATACACCGAGACTTCAAGTCGAGTAACATTTTGCTTGAGCATGACTACACACCCAAAGTCTCTGATTTTGGCTTGGCTAGATCAGCCATGGATGAAGCAAACAAGCATGTTTCAACTCATGTGATGGGAACTTTTGG CTACTTAGCTCCGGAATACGCGATGACGGGCCATCTCCTTGTCAAGAGCGACGTCTACAGCTATGGCGTGGTTCTCCTCGAGCTCCTAACCGGGAGAAAGCCAGTCGATCTATCTCAGCCTGCAGGGCAGGAGAATCTAGTGGCTTGGGCCCGGCCTCTCCTTGCAACGAGCGAAGGCCTTGAAACGATCATCGATCCATCTCTAAAACCAGCTGTGAGGTTGGACAGTGTGGCCAGAGTTGCAGCCATAGCATCAATGTGTGTCCAGCCTGAGGTCTCCCATCGCCCCTTCATGGGGGAGGTGGTCCAGGCTCTGAAGCTCGTATGCAATGAGCTCGATGAAACGAAGGAGGTCGTGTCCAGAAGTGCCAGCCGAGATGACCTCTCCATTGAGGTGGATGACCAATGTGAGTTGAACGTAGGGGCAAAGGTGGAGCTGCCGGGTGTGGATTTGTCGAGCGCATCGGCTGCTGTTCGAGGCCGGGAATCGGAGTCTTTTAGGAGGCAGTTTAACTCTGCTCCTTTGAAGATGGAGAGGAAGAGGAGATTTTGGGAGAGGCTGAGGAGAGTGTCAAGAGGGAGCATGAGCGAGCATGAGTATTCATTGCAACCATAG
- the LOC121771330 gene encoding receptor-like serine/threonine-protein kinase ALE2 isoform X2 has protein sequence MALPPPPPNKGCVSVTCTEPLTFTPPGATCACVWPIQVRLQFSISLYAFFPMVSELGEQIAEAVALNQSQVRIMGADAADPELQKTTVLINLVPLSEAFTSGTAFSIYKKFWSKELSINTSTFGAYDVLYVHYPGLPPSPPAWPSTSATVDVQPYPRGTDGNGPIKPLGVDVPRGRKNKSGKNMIIVIVLSSVTAFVVCMGFMLLILSKWRNCVFQRGQSYQQELIPQDGKQSGGGQLMLALRSRPSSASVSLSSSLIAYTGASKVFSIEDLERATGNFDGSRIVGEGGFGLVYGGTLDDGRKVAVKVLKRDDKQGGREFLAEVEMLGRLHHRNLVKLIGICPDEHSRYLVYELVPNGSLESHLHGVDKEIAPLDWAARMKIALGAARGMAYLHEDSSPRVIHRDFKSSNILLEHDYTPKVSDFGLARSAMDEANKHVSTHVMGTFGYLAPEYAMTGHLLVKSDVYSYGVVLLELLTGRKPVDLSQPAGQENLVAWARPLLATSEGLETIIDPSLKPAVRLDSVARVAAIASMCVQPEVSHRPFMGEVVQALKLVCNELDETKEVVSRSASRDDLSIEVDDQCELNVGAKVELPGVDLSSASAAVRGRESESFRRQFNSAPLKMERKRRFWERLRRVSRGSMSEHEYSLQP, from the exons ATGGCACTCCCACCTCCTCCTCCCAATAAAG GATGTGTATCTGTCACGTGCACTGAGCCACTGACCTTCACACCACCCGGAGCAACGTGTGCCTGTGTTTGGCCTATTCAAGTCAGGCTCCAATTCAGCATCTCTCTGTATGCATTTTTCCCAATGGTGTCCGAGCTTGGTGAGCAAATCGCTGAGGCTGTCGCGTTGAATCAATCCCAAGTTCGTATAATGGGAGCAGACGCAGCAGATCCAGAGCTACAGAAAACAACTGTACTCATCAATTTGGTACCTTTATCTGAGGCGTTCACATCTGGTACCGCCTTCTCGATTTACAAAAAGTTCTGGAGCAAAGAGCTCTCCATCAACACTTCCACTTTTGGTGCTTATGATGTGCTCTATGTTCACTATCCAG GCCTACCTCCATCACCGCCAGCATGGCCATCTACCTCTGCTACAGTCGATGTGCAGCCTTATCCTCGTGGAACGGATGGAAATGGCCCAATAAAGCCTCTGGGAGTAGACGTGCCGAGGGGGAGGAAAAACAAGTCAGGCAAAAACATGATCATTGTAATTGTCCTGTCATCTGTAACAGCTTTTGTAGTGTGTATGGGATTTATGTTACTGATTCTATCAAAATGGCGCAACTGCGTTTTCCAACGCGGACAAAGTTATCAGCAAGAGCTAATACCACAGGATGGAAAGCAATCAG GTGGTGGCCAACTAATGCTGGCGTTGAGGAGCAGGCCGAGCTCAGCCTCAGTGTCGTTGAGCTCGAGCCTCATTGCATACACAGGGGCCTCTAAAGTCTTTAGCATTGAGGATTTGGAGAGGGCCACAGGTAACTTTGATGGTTCAAGAATTGTAGGGGAAGGAGGCTTTGGGCTTGTATACGGCGGCACTCTTGACGATGGCAGGAAAGTGGCTGTGAAAGTTCTCAAGAGGGACGACAAGCAAGGCGGCCGCGAGTTTCTTGCAGAAGTCGAGATGCTTGGCAGGCTCCACCACAGAAACTTGGTGAAGCTGATAGGCATATGCCCTGATGAACACTCTAGATACCTAGTCTACGAGCTAGTTCCCAACGGGAGCCTCGAGTCTCATTTACACG GGGTAGATAAGGAGATTGCTCCTCTTGATTGGGCAGCTAGGATGAAAATCGCCCTCGGTGCAGCAAGGGGTATGGCCTATTTGCACGAGGACTCGAGCCCACGTGTCATACACCGAGACTTCAAGTCGAGTAACATTTTGCTTGAGCATGACTACACACCCAAAGTCTCTGATTTTGGCTTGGCTAGATCAGCCATGGATGAAGCAAACAAGCATGTTTCAACTCATGTGATGGGAACTTTTGG CTACTTAGCTCCGGAATACGCGATGACGGGCCATCTCCTTGTCAAGAGCGACGTCTACAGCTATGGCGTGGTTCTCCTCGAGCTCCTAACCGGGAGAAAGCCAGTCGATCTATCTCAGCCTGCAGGGCAGGAGAATCTAGTGGCTTGGGCCCGGCCTCTCCTTGCAACGAGCGAAGGCCTTGAAACGATCATCGATCCATCTCTAAAACCAGCTGTGAGGTTGGACAGTGTGGCCAGAGTTGCAGCCATAGCATCAATGTGTGTCCAGCCTGAGGTCTCCCATCGCCCCTTCATGGGGGAGGTGGTCCAGGCTCTGAAGCTCGTATGCAATGAGCTCGATGAAACGAAGGAGGTCGTGTCCAGAAGTGCCAGCCGAGATGACCTCTCCATTGAGGTGGATGACCAATGTGAGTTGAACGTAGGGGCAAAGGTGGAGCTGCCGGGTGTGGATTTGTCGAGCGCATCGGCTGCTGTTCGAGGCCGGGAATCGGAGTCTTTTAGGAGGCAGTTTAACTCTGCTCCTTTGAAGATGGAGAGGAAGAGGAGATTTTGGGAGAGGCTGAGGAGAGTGTCAAGAGGGAGCATGAGCGAGCATGAGTATTCATTGCAACCATAG